One stretch of Terriglobia bacterium DNA includes these proteins:
- a CDS encoding DUF6174 domain-containing protein has product MKRAISLALCLFLLAGCGRLPALTAPILEQAEQKWSAHKPGMYRLVIEMSGDRVETGRFEVQVRAGQVVSFRRNGMVLQPDRGQDYTMEGLFHILEEELGLAEKPTMLGAPEGYTVYTTAKFDDVTGRLIRYRRIVGGASNSIDIKVVEYQTLG; this is encoded by the coding sequence GTGAAACGCGCCATTTCCCTTGCCCTTTGCCTGTTCCTGCTGGCGGGATGCGGGCGCCTTCCGGCACTCACGGCGCCGATTCTGGAGCAGGCGGAGCAGAAATGGTCTGCACACAAACCCGGCATGTACCGCCTGGTGATCGAAATGTCGGGTGACCGGGTCGAAACCGGCCGCTTTGAGGTTCAGGTCCGGGCAGGACAGGTCGTGAGTTTCCGGCGGAACGGTATGGTGCTCCAACCGGACCGCGGACAGGACTATACGATGGAGGGCCTTTTCCATATCTTGGAGGAGGAACTCGGACTGGCCGAAAAGCCTACCATGCTCGGAGCGCCGGAGGGCTATACCGTATACACGACGGCGAAATTCGATGATGTCACGGGACGCCTGATTCGCTACCGGCGGATTGTCGGAGGCGCCTCGAATTCAATCGACATCAAGGTGGTGGAGTATCAAACGCTGGGTTAA